The Deinococcus puniceus genome segment CTGAGGCCGAAGGTGGCGGCGCGGTCACGCAGGGAGGGAGCGCTTGCGGTCATGCTTGCTCCTTCCTGCCCAGCGCCACTTGCCCCCGGTGATACGCGATGTGCCGCACATGCATCCCGAGGGCGGCGAGGCGGGGGCGCTCTCCGGTGGGGGCACTGGGGGAAAAGGTCATGCCCTGCATTTCGGTGTCGCTGGCAGCGGCCAAATACGCCACGGCTTTCGCGCCTACGTCGTCCAGATGGGCCAGAATCGCGGCCTTGTCTGCGGTCTCGCTGACTGGTGCGGCTTCGGTACCCATCGGCCCCACCCAGGGCTTGTCTTCCCAGCCCAGATGGTGATAGTTCGGCGTGCGGTCTTGCAATACCGTCAGGCGCACCCACTCGGCAATGTGGAGGGCGTGCCACGCGGGACTGTGGCCCAATGTGGCGGTAGCAAAAGCCTCGGTGGGCACAGCGTCTAGCACGGTGCGGAAGGCCTGAAACTCGGCGGTGTACTGCTCGGATAAGAATGCTTGTAGACCCGTCATTTGACCAATACTCCCTTCAGCGACTCGAACAGCCCGCGCCCGTCTTCGCTGCCCAGCAGGGCTTCCACGGCGCGTTCGGGGTGCGGCATCATGCCCAGCACGTTGCCCCGTTCGCTGATAATCCCGGCGATGTCGTTCAGACTTCCGTTGGGGTTGTCCACATACCGGAAGACCACGCGCCCGTCGCCTTCCAGCCGCGCCACCGTTTCAGGGTCGGCGTAATAGTTGCCCTCGCCGTGAGCAATCGGGATCTCAATGATCTGGCCTGCTGTGTACGCGCCCGTAAAGGCGGTGTCGCTGGTTTCTACGCGCAGATGCACCGGGCGGCACAGGAAATGCAGGTCGGTATTGCGGCTGAGTGCCCCCGGCAACAGGCCAGCTTCGGTCAACACCTGAAAGCCGTTGCACACGCCCAGCACGTAGCCGCCGCGTTCGGCATGGGCCTTGACCGCGTTCATGATCGGGCTGCGGGCCGCCACT includes the following:
- a CDS encoding DinB family protein; translation: MTGLQAFLSEQYTAEFQAFRTVLDAVPTEAFATATLGHSPAWHALHIAEWVRLTVLQDRTPNYHHLGWEDKPWVGPMGTEAAPVSETADKAAILAHLDDVGAKAVAYLAAASDTEMQGMTFSPSAPTGERPRLAALGMHVRHIAYHRGQVALGRKEQA
- the purQ gene encoding phosphoribosylformylglycinamidine synthase subunit PurQ; this translates as MNVAVIQFPGSNCDGDALHAARLTLDPDAQFVWHTDDGLPAGTDLVFLPGGFSYGDHLRSGAVAARSPIMNAVKAHAERGGYVLGVCNGFQVLTEAGLLPGALSRNTDLHFLCRPVHLRVETSDTAFTGAYTAGQIIEIPIAHGEGNYYADPETVARLEGDGRVVFRYVDNPNGSLNDIAGIISERGNVLGMMPHPERAVEALLGSEDGRGLFESLKGVLVK